A single Syngnathus acus chromosome 8, fSynAcu1.2, whole genome shotgun sequence DNA region contains:
- the eci1 gene encoding enoyl-CoA delta isomerase 1, mitochondrial, whose amino-acid sequence MALRAAFRNKCTLSGLLSQLSSSRSHGRVCASTVLAALQRSNSTSSKISVDFDQSTGVAVMRMKSPPVNSLSLDFLTEFCISLEKLEIDKSCRGLIITSSLPKVFSAGLDIMEMYGKTPESCGEFWKAVQEMWLKLYSSNMVTIAAINGSSPAGGCLMALTCDYRVMVDNPRYSIGLNETQLGIVAPFWFKDTIANTVGHRTTEMALALGLLYNPTEALKIGLVDQLVPEDKLMATAEQAMAKWLAIPAHARQITKSMMRKPTIDKLTAKREADVQNFVSFITKDAIQNSLRTYLEMLKKRKA is encoded by the exons ATGGCGTTGAGAGCAGCTTTTAGGAATAAGTGTACTTTATCAG GCCTTCTTTCCCAGCTGTCTTCCAGCAGAAGTCATGGCAGAGTGTGTGCATCAACGGTACTTGCCGCACTGCAGAGGAGCAACTCCACATCGTCTAAAATTTCTGTGGATTTTGACCAGAGTACAG GTGTGGCTGTGATGCGTATGAAGAGTCCACCAGTCAATAGCCTCAGTTTGGACTTCCTCACAGAATTTTGCATAAGCTTGGAGAAGCTCGAGATAGACAAAAGCTGCCGGGGGCTCATCATAACCTCT AGTCTACCCAAGGTGTTCTCAGCAGGGCTGGACATCATGGAGATGTATGGCAAGACTCCAGAAAGCTGCGGGGAATTCTGGAAAGCTGTTCAGGAGATGTGGTTGAAACTCTACAGCTCCAACATGGTCACCATAGCTGCAATCAAT GGTTCCAGTCCTGCAGGGGGCTGTCTGATGGCTTTGACATGTGACTATAGAGTAATGGTGGACAACCCACGCTATAGCATCGGCCTTAATGAGACTCAGCTCGGGATAGTCGCGCCTTTTTG GTTTAAGGACACCATAGCTAATACAGTGGGCCACCGGACTACTGAAATGGCCTTGGCTTTGGGGCTGCTCTACAACCCAACAGAGGCTCTGAAGATAGGACTGGTAGACCAGCTAGTACCTGAAGATAAGCTCATGGCCACAGCTGAGCAGGCAATGGCCAAGTGGTTGGCCATTCCAG CCCACGCCAGACAGATCACCAAGTCCATGATGAGAAAGCCGACCATTGACAAGCTGACGGCCAAAAGAGAAGCCGATGTCCAAAATTTTGTTAGTTTCATCACTAAAGATGCCATCCAGAATTCGCTCCGTACGTATCTTGAGATGCTCAAAAAGAGGAAGGCTTAA
- the dnase1 gene encoding deoxyribonuclease-1, translating to MRIRMYLVYSSGLLLVLLHLSTSLLLGAFNIKSFGDKKASNTTLMNIIREIVHRYDIILIQEVRDNDLSATTKLMQHVNKGSPPFRYKHIVSEPLGRSSYKERYLFLYREETVSVVRNYTYDDGCEPCGTDTFMREPFIVMFSSNDTVVRNFALIPQHTSPDFALQEVDELYNVVTDVRSRWNTNDIILLGDFNTDCSYVTDSEWTQIRIFTDKSFHWLIPNEADTTVSHTDCAYDRIVVTDDMKTGVVDYSAAVYDFMEDLNLSFNMALSVSDHFPVEVKLLV from the exons ATGAGGATCAG GATGTATTTAGTGTACAGTTCGGGTCTCCTTTTGGTCCTGCTGCATCTATCTACGTCTTTGCTGTTGGGAGCCTTCAACATCAAGTCTTTTGGGGACAAGAAAGCTTCCAACACAACCTTGATGAACATCATCCGTGAG ATCGTCCACCGCTATGACATCATTCTGATCCAGGAAGTCCGAGACAATGACCTCTCAGCTACCACAAAACTCATGCAACATGTCAACAA agGTTCTCCACCATTTAGGTACAAGCACATCGTCAGTGAGCCTTTGGGTCGTAGTTCTTACAAGGAGCGGTATCTCTTTCTATACAG GGAGGAAACGGTGTCAGTGGTCAGAAACTACACTTATGACGATGGTTGTGAGCCCTGTGGGACCGACACCTTCATGAGGGAGCCTTTTATCGTTATGTTCTCCTCAAATGACACTG TTGTGAGAAACTTTGCTCTGATCCCACAACACACGTCACCAGACTTCGCCTTGCAGGAAGTAGATGAGCTGTACAATGTGGTGACTGATGTCCGCAGCAGATGGAACACCAAC GATATCATTCTTCTCGGCGACTTCAATACAGATTGCAGCTATGTCACAGACTCAGAGTGGACGCAGATCCGAATTTTTACGGACAAGAGCTTCCATTGGTTGATCCCTAATGAGGCGGACACAACAGTGTCGCACACTGATTGTGCATATGACAG gattgtGGTGACTGATGACATGAAGACGGGCGTAGTGGACTACAGTGCGGCGGTGTACGACTTCATGGAGGATCTGAATCTGAGCTTCAATATG GCATTGTCTGTCAGTGACCATTTTCCTGTGGAAGTGAAGCTGCTGGTTTGA
- the nat15 gene encoding N-alpha-acetyltransferase 60: MSDVVPPTALSEVQLRFLCHDDIDSVKLLCGDWFPIEYPDSWYQDITSNKKFFSLAATFRGGIVGMIVAEIKGRTKVHKEDGDVLASSFPVDTQVAYILSLGVVKEFRKHGIGSLLLDSLKEHISTTAQDHCKAIYLHVLTTNNTAIHFYENRDFKQHHYLPYYYSIRGVLKDGFTYVLYINGGHPPWTIFDYIHHIGSTLANLSPCSIPQRLYRQAQSLLRSLLPWSNIASKTGIQYSRTM; this comes from the exons ATGAGTGACGTGGTGCCTCCCACAGCTCTCAGTGAAGTCCAGCTCCGGTTCCTGTGCCACGATGACATAGACAGTGTGAAACTGCTCTGTGGTGACTGGTTCCCAATTGA GTACCCAGACTCATGGTACCAGGACATCACCTCCAACAAGAAGTTCTTCTCTCTCGCTGCCACCTTCAGAGGAGGTATTGTGGGAATGATTGTGGCTGAGATCAAAGGTCGGACCAAAGTACATAAAGAG GATGGAGATGTTCTCGCATCCAGTTTCCCCGTGGACACACAGGTAGCCTACATCCTCAGCCTGGGAGTGGTTAAAGAGTTCAGGAAACATGGCATAG GCTCCTTACTGCTGGACAGTCTGAAGGAGCACATTTCGACAACAGCCCAGGACCACTGTAAGGCAATCTACCTGCATGTTCTCACCACCAACAACACTGCCATCCACTTCTACGAGAACAGGGACTTCAAGCAACACCACTACCTGCCCTACTACTACTCCATACGTGGCGTCCTGAAAGATGGCTTCACATATGTGCTCTACATCAACGGGGGTCATCCACCTTGGACAATATT TGATTATATCCATCACATCGGTTCAACCCTAGCCAACCTGAGCCCCTGCTCCATCCCGCAGAGGTTGTATCGACAGGCTCAGTCTTTGCTGCGATCTCTGCTACCGTGGTCCAACATCGCCTCCAAAACCGGCATACAATACAGCCGAACAATGTGA